The Pseudomonas putida nucleotide sequence GTCAGGACCGTACAGGCTGGACCGGGGAGTCATTCCGTATCTGGAAATTCCGCAGCATGCACGTGCACCAACCGGAAAGTGGTGTGGTCGAGCAGGCGCAGCGTAATGACAAGCGGCTGACCCGGGTTGGCGCATTCATTCGGCGCACCAGCCTCGATGAGCTGCCGCAGCTGTTCAATGTGCTGACCGGCGACATGTCGCTGGTCGGCCCGCGTCCCCATGCCTTGCAGCACGACACCCTGTACTCCCAGGACATCGTCGATTACTTCGCCCGCCACAACATCAAGCCCGGCATGACCGGCCTGGCACAAGTGCGGGGGTATCGGGGAGAAACCAAGGACATCGAGCAGATGATCCAGCGGGTCAATTCGGACATCGAGTACATCAACAACTGGTCGTTGTGGCTCGACTTCGTGATCCTGGTGCGAACGGTCAATGCCTTCACCGGCAAGCAGGCTTATTGACGCCGGAATCCGGCGTGGCGTACAGGGGGGAGGGAGCATGAGCGTCTTGTCAACGGGAGGGGCAGGTGCCGCCAGGCTGCTGAAAGCCGAGTGGCCCTCGCTGGTGCTATGGGCGTTTCTGTTGTCGCCGCTGTTGGCCAGGCTGTTGGCGGATTGCCAATGCGCGAAGATCGACTTGCTGGTCTTGTACACCTTTGCCATTTCATTTTTGTGGCTGCTGGCAATCCGCTTCGTGTCCGCCAACCAGTTCAAAGTGCATCTGCTGCTGCTGCCCTTCTATCTGTTGGCGAGCATCGACCTGTTCGTCGTGCTGAACTTCAATTCGCGCCTGACGGCGGCGTATCTGTTCATTGCCTTGACCAACTACAAGGAAGCGACGGATTTCTTCGCCACCTACTGGCGCTCGATCGCCGGCATCCTGGCTGTGTTCGCAGTGTGTTACGGGGTGGGGCTGGCCGGGTTGCATGGCCGCCGCCTGTACCGCAACAAGGCCATTCTTGTGCTGGCGCTGGGCGGCTTGCTGCTGGGCTATGGGGCTTACTTCTACAAGACCGTCAAGGCCAACTCGCTGAGTAAAGGGGCAGTGCTCGACCTGGTGGCGAAAGACCAGAGCACGCCCGTCGGTTACCTGTCACAGATCGGCCTGACGGCGACCTTGTATGTAGAGTCCAAGGGGTACATCAAGCAGCGCCTGGAGTCAGAGGTCAAGATCACCAGCATCTCCGACCAGGCCGACATCGAGACCCTGGTGTTCGTCATCGGCGAGTCTTCGCGCCCGCACAACTGGTCGTTGTACGGCTACCAGAACAGGACCACCCCCCACCTCGATCAGCAACCAGGGCTGTTCAAGTTCAACCGCATGTGCACGACCGCGCCCTATACCTCGGTCGCCGTGCCTTCGCTGCTGAGCCTGGAACCCATCCGTGACTGGGACCTGATTGCGTCGAACAAATCGCTGGTAGGGATCTTCCGTGCGGCCGGTTACGACACCTACTGGTTGTCTTCACAGGAGGTCGACAGCTTCGGCGGGATCATTCCGCAGATCGCCGCAGAAGCTCAATACCGCCAGTACCTGGAGCGCAGCTATGACGGTGCGCTGATACCGGTTTTGCAGAATGTGCTGGGCAAGGCCAATGGGCATCGGCAGGCGATATTCATTCATATCAAGGGCAGCCACTTCGAGTACGCACGGCGTTTCCCAAGCGACTTCGCCCAGTTCAAGCCCGCCAGCGGTAGCCAGAAAGACCGGGTCACGGCCGATTACGACAACTCGGTGCTGTACACCGATTGGCTACTGTCCTCGATCATTCAACAGCTGACGGCCAGCCAGAAGAAAGCGCTGCTGGTCTACTCGTCGGACCACGGCGAGAACCTCCTGGATGACAGCCGGCAACTGTTGGGCCATGGCATGGGTAATGAATATGACCTGTCGACCTCGGCGTTTGTCTGGTCCAGCGGCAACCTCTCGCCGGAGCAGTCGGGCAAACTGCAGAAGTTGAAGGCCAGGGAAGATCAGCAGGTCAGCATCGCCTCGCTGCCGCATACGCTGCTGAACATGACCGGGATATCGATGCCGGGCTATGACAGCACGCAGGACTTGCTCAGCGATGACTTCAAGACCTCGGAATGCCCGCATCTGCTCGGCACCGGCTACGTGCCGTCGTTCAACTTCGACATCAAGCACATCGCCGCCGAGTGATCAGGCCGGTAGCACCAGTGGGTGCAAGGTGCGAAAGCCTTGGGCTTCTTCCACCAGCCAGTCGTGCACTGCACGGGCGCCGGGCTGGTTCAACCCGCCTGGCGGGTAGTGCACCATGTAGCGCTTGTGATTGGCGATGGGGTGGCCGAACGGCACGATCAAGGCGCCGCGCTCAAGCTCGTCATTGAGCAGCGTGCGCCGCGCAATGGCCACGCCGATGCCGGCGATCGCCGCTTCGATGGTCAGGTGGTTGCGGTTGAAGGTATGGCCGCGGCGCACATCCAGCCCGGTGGCGCCGATACCCTCCAGGTAGAACTCCCATTCCGCGTATTCCGAACTGCCGCGCCAGGCGGTGATGTCGTGCAGCAGCGGGTAATGCACCAGGTCCGCCGGGCCATGCAGCGGTGGGCGGCCGCGCAGCAGCGTGGGTGAACAGACCGGGAAGATCTGTTCGTCCAGCAACGGGGTCGACAGCATGCCGGGGTAACTGCCGTCGTTGAGGTCGATGGCCAGGTCGAAGTCACCGGGGTGCAAGGCCTGGGCGCTGTCTTCGGCGACCAGGCGCAGTTCGATCTCCGGGTAGCGCTGCTGGAAGCGCGGCAGCCGGGGGGTGAGCCACTTGGCCAGGAACGACGGGATCGAGCGCAGGCGCAAAGTGCCGCGGATTTCCCCGGCATCCAGGCGCAGCAGTTCGGCTTCGATGCTGCCATAGGCCTCGGTGACCGTCTGTGCCAGGCGCTGGCCCTCGGCGCTCAGCTCCACACCGCGCGCACGGCGCAGGAACAGTTTGTAGCCCAGGCGTTCTTCGAGCTGGCGCATCTGCTGGCTGACCGCACCGGGGGTGATGTGCAGTTCTTCGGCACAGCGGGTGAACGACAGGTGCCGCGCCGCACAGGAGAAAACATGCAGCCAGACGAACATCTGGCCATTGAGTTGTCGTCGCATCGTTTAGCCCTGCTAAAGCCTTGCTTAGAAAGTTTCGTTGGTCATCTGCCGGTGAGCGCGGCAGTATCGCGCAAATTGGCAATACCGTTCAATTTTCTCAGATCAGCGTGTGGCAGCAATCAGTGCCGACACGCTCAGGCATTAGTATGGCTATCAGTGTTTTCGACCTTTTCAAAATTGGCATCGGCCCGTCCAGTTCCCACACCGTAGGCCCGATGCGGGCGGCGGCGAGCTTTGCCCAGGCTTTGCGCGAACGTGGCCTGCTGGCGCAGGTACAGCGTATAGAAGTGCGGCTGTACGGCTCGCTTTCAGCCACCGGGGTCGGCCATGCCACTGATCGCGCCTGCCTGCTCGGCCTGATGGGACAGTGGCCGGACCGCATCGACCCGGCCACCATCGAGCCGCGTATCCATCAGCTGCTGCAGGAGCAGTGCCTGATGCTCGATGGCAGCCATCCGCTCGAATTCCAGTATGCCCGCGACATGCTGCTGCTGGACGAAAGCCTGCCTTATCACCCCAATGCCATGGCCCTGGAAGCAGTGGGCGGGCAGGGCAGCCTGTTCCAGCAGACCTACTATTCCATCGGCGGTGGCTTCATCGTCGAGCAGGGCGAGATCGATGCACCGCAGGCCGAGGCCAACGCCGTTCACCTGCCGTACGAGTTTTCCAGCGGCGCCGAACTGCTGGCGCTGTGCAAGGCCAACAACCTGAGCGTTGGCCAACTGATGCTGGCCAACGAGTGCGCCTGGCGGCCAGAAGCCGAAGTGCGCGAAGGCCTGCTGCGGATCTGGGCGGCGATGCGCGACTGTGTCGACAACGGCCTGCGCAATGAAGGCATCCTGCCCGGCGGGCTCAACGTCAAGCGCCGTGCCGCACGCCTGCACCGCAGCCTGCAGGAAGCCGGGCAGCCCAACGTGATCGGTTCGACCTTGAGTGCCATGGAGTGGGTCAACCTGTTTGCCCTGGCGGTCAATGAAGAGAATGCCGCCGGCGGGCGCATGGTCACCGCGCCCACCAATGGCGCCGCGGGCATCATCCCGGCTGTGTTGCACTACTACATGAAGTTCAACCCGAACGCCTGTGACGACGATGTGGTGGCGTTTCTGCTGGCCGCTGCCGCAGTCGGCATCCTGTGCAAGAAGAATGCATCGATCTCCGGGGCTGAAGTCGGCTGCCAGGGCGAGGTTGGCTCAGCCTGCTCGATGGCCGCTGCGGGCTTGGCCGAAGTACTGGGCGCCACACCGCCGCAACTGGAAAACGCCGCTGAAATCGCCCTGGAGCATAACCTCGGGCTGACCTGCGACCCGGTCGGCGGGCTGGTTCAGGTGCCGTGCATCGAGCGCAATGCGATAGCTGCAGTGAAGGCGATCAATGCCGTGCAGATGGCCCTGCGGGGTGATGGCGAGCACTTCATCTCGCTCGATCGGGTGATCCGCACCATGCGTGATACCGGTGCCGACATGCATGCCAACTACAAGGAGACGTCACGGGGTGGCCTGGCGGTAGCGTTCGTCGAGTGTTGATCGGCGTTTCGCCGGCAAGTGGCAGGTGCCTGCCTTGGGTTTGGGTGTGAGGCATGGATCGAGCGTCGCGCGGGCGGCGCTCGGTCGCATGGGCGCTGCGAAATCAGTGGTGAACTGATGACGTACCCTAGCGGTTGCTCTTGTTCTTGAGGGTAAGGAAGCTGGCGCGCATGTCCTTGGCCCAGCCGTCGAGCACGGGTTTGACATCGTTCAGGGTCAGCTGGGTCTTGTCGTTCTCCAGCTCTTTGCCGGTGCCCTTGCGCACCACCTGAGCCAGCACCTTCTGGTTGGCGCCATCGAGGAAGGCCGCTTCGACACCGACATCGACTTCCTGGTCGCGACCACCCATCGCGGTGTTGACGCCCGCCGAAACCAGCGCGATCGGGATGAATTCGTAAGGTTTGAGGCTTTCATTGCTTGTAGAAACCGCGGTGATCGCCGGGCGTACCACGATGGTGCCTGGGCCGGGTGCCTTGGCCAAGGTCAGCACGCTGCCCATTTCACGGCGCAAGGCCTCGTTGAAGTAGCGAGTGATTTCACCCAGCGTCTGCTGGGAAATGACCGCCGTCGCTTGCGGCTTGGGGTAGAACTGGCTGGGCTCGATGAAGACCTGCGTGTACCGGTTGACATCGACCTTGGGGTCGATCCAGCGCATCACCGATGCACCGGTTGGGCTCTTGGCTTCCTGCAGGCGGCTGTAATCCTTGAGGAAGCCGGAATAGTCCTTGGGGTCCACGCGGTTG carries:
- a CDS encoding DUF3313 domain-containing protein — encoded protein: MKSLPRVTLLCAALLAVAACSSNRVDPKDYSGFLKDYSRLQEAKSPTGASVMRWIDPKVDVNRYTQVFIEPSQFYPKPQATAVISQQTLGEITRYFNEALRREMGSVLTLAKAPGPGTIVVRPAITAVSTSNESLKPYEFIPIALVSAGVNTAMGGRDQEVDVGVEAAFLDGANQKVLAQVVRKGTGKELENDKTQLTLNDVKPVLDGWAKDMRASFLTLKNKSNR
- a CDS encoding phosphoethanolamine transferase, whose product is MSVLSTGGAGAARLLKAEWPSLVLWAFLLSPLLARLLADCQCAKIDLLVLYTFAISFLWLLAIRFVSANQFKVHLLLLPFYLLASIDLFVVLNFNSRLTAAYLFIALTNYKEATDFFATYWRSIAGILAVFAVCYGVGLAGLHGRRLYRNKAILVLALGGLLLGYGAYFYKTVKANSLSKGAVLDLVAKDQSTPVGYLSQIGLTATLYVESKGYIKQRLESEVKITSISDQADIETLVFVIGESSRPHNWSLYGYQNRTTPHLDQQPGLFKFNRMCTTAPYTSVAVPSLLSLEPIRDWDLIASNKSLVGIFRAAGYDTYWLSSQEVDSFGGIIPQIAAEAQYRQYLERSYDGALIPVLQNVLGKANGHRQAIFIHIKGSHFEYARRFPSDFAQFKPASGSQKDRVTADYDNSVLYTDWLLSSIIQQLTASQKKALLVYSSDHGENLLDDSRQLLGHGMGNEYDLSTSAFVWSSGNLSPEQSGKLQKLKAREDQQVSIASLPHTLLNMTGISMPGYDSTQDLLSDDFKTSECPHLLGTGYVPSFNFDIKHIAAE
- a CDS encoding LysR substrate-binding domain-containing protein encodes the protein MRRQLNGQMFVWLHVFSCAARHLSFTRCAEELHITPGAVSQQMRQLEERLGYKLFLRRARGVELSAEGQRLAQTVTEAYGSIEAELLRLDAGEIRGTLRLRSIPSFLAKWLTPRLPRFQQRYPEIELRLVAEDSAQALHPGDFDLAIDLNDGSYPGMLSTPLLDEQIFPVCSPTLLRGRPPLHGPADLVHYPLLHDITAWRGSSEYAEWEFYLEGIGATGLDVRRGHTFNRNHLTIEAAIAGIGVAIARRTLLNDELERGALIVPFGHPIANHKRYMVHYPPGGLNQPGARAVHDWLVEEAQGFRTLHPLVLPA
- a CDS encoding L-serine ammonia-lyase — encoded protein: MAISVFDLFKIGIGPSSSHTVGPMRAAASFAQALRERGLLAQVQRIEVRLYGSLSATGVGHATDRACLLGLMGQWPDRIDPATIEPRIHQLLQEQCLMLDGSHPLEFQYARDMLLLDESLPYHPNAMALEAVGGQGSLFQQTYYSIGGGFIVEQGEIDAPQAEANAVHLPYEFSSGAELLALCKANNLSVGQLMLANECAWRPEAEVREGLLRIWAAMRDCVDNGLRNEGILPGGLNVKRRAARLHRSLQEAGQPNVIGSTLSAMEWVNLFALAVNEENAAGGRMVTAPTNGAAGIIPAVLHYYMKFNPNACDDDVVAFLLAAAAVGILCKKNASISGAEVGCQGEVGSACSMAAAGLAEVLGATPPQLENAAEIALEHNLGLTCDPVGGLVQVPCIERNAIAAVKAINAVQMALRGDGEHFISLDRVIRTMRDTGADMHANYKETSRGGLAVAFVEC